From Chrysemys picta bellii isolate R12L10 chromosome 1, ASM1138683v2, whole genome shotgun sequence:
ctgcccacttcttgtttacaatgtcacctgaaagtgagaacaggtgttggcATGGCTCTactgtagccagcatcgcaagatatttacatgccagatgcgctaaagatacatatatcccttcatgcttcaaccattccagaggacatgtgtccatgctgatgaccggTCCTGCTCGATAACGTTCCAAAGCAGTACAGAtggacgcatgttcattttcatcatctgagtcagatgccaccagcagaccATTGATTTTCTTTATTGGTGGTTCGGGtactgtagtttctgcatcagggtgttgctcctttaagacttctgaaagcatgttccccACCtaatccctctcagattttggaaggcacttcagattcttaaaccttgggttgagtgctgtagctatatttagaaatctcacattggtatcttctttgcgttttgtcaaatctgcagtgaaattgttcttaaaatgaacaacatgtgttgggtcatcatccaagactgctataacatgaaatatatggcagcaggtaaaacagagcaggagatgtaCAATTCTccaccaaggagttcagtcacgaatttaattaacacattatttttttaacaagcatcattgGCATGGAAGCAcctcctctggaatggtggctgaagcatgaaggggcatatgaatgtttagcatttctggcacgtaaatactttgcaatgccagctacaaaagtgccatgcgaacacctggtttcactttcaggtgacattgtaaataagaagcgggcagcattatctcctgtaaatgtaaacaaacttgtttgtcttaacgaCTGGTTCAACAAGAAGAAGGACTaactggacttgtaggctctaaagttttacatggttttgtttttgagtgcagttaggtaacaaaaaaaaatctatatttgtacgatgtactttcatgataaagagactgcactacagtatttgtatgaggtgaattgaaaaatacaatttcttttatcgTTTTTACactgcaaacatttgtaataaaaataataatataaagtgagcactgtacactttgtattctatgttgtgatggtgatttttttttaaattgtgattaatttttttgagttaattacgtgagttaactgcgatgaatcaacagccctaatttaaatatgtacaaaatgtccaccataaaaaaaaaaaagaccaccaGGCTTCTTACAAATCTACAAACAAGTTATATTAATAAAATGGGACTAAATTTCATACTAAAAAGCATTGTTTAAATTCACTTACTTGGCAAAATTGTTTTATAACGGTTTTTAGTTCCATGACTTGGGATGGCAATTTCTTTGGGATCCACAAAATTCATTGGTATTTCCTATAGAAATAAATTAGATCAGATTGGTGTTTCTAAAGAAGTCATGCAGGAAATTATCACTAGAAGGCCATCTGCTGCTTCACAACTATCTGTTGACATCAAAGTATTAACAAAATAACTGGTTCCCACCTCCAGCCTGTCAACACCCTTCCTTTAATAAACACAAGAGCTGCACATTGAAGGTTTGACTTCCGAGGAACAGTTCTGATGAATTATTAAAAGCAAAGGTTTTTATGAGGTTATAAAATAGGTTAAAGTACATAACAGTTTAAGAAGAAGGGGGTTGAAAATTTGCTACAGTGGAAAAGAGCAAGGATTTACAAACTGTAGCTAAAAACTACATTGCGTGAGAAAGATTCCTACATAGTAATGCTTAACATTCACATAAAACTTTTGATGTGTAGATTGCAAATCCCTTAACAAGGGTGGGGTAAGtaccttatccccattttacagacatggAAGCTAAGGCATAgaattaagtgacttacccaatgACACGCAGTGAATCAGGGTCACTGTCAAAAACTGAACCCAAATCCCCTGCCTCCAAATCTGGTGCCCTAACCAGTGAACCATGCAGCCTCCTTTAAACCCTCCTTCTGGAGGCTGGAATTTGACCTTCAGAAAATTCAAATTATTTCAATGTGAAACCATTAGCATTACTAGAGGGTCTCACACTTCCTTGCTTATCTAGGCTGAGCTGTACAACCAATGAAAGAGAGCAGACTATTAAACTGCTGCCTGTGAGGTGtataggcagcagcagagagattcCTCAGCCTGCTGTGCCAAACGGGCACTCCGTAGGACTGATTTTCCTCACGCTTCCAGTGCTGCAAATCAggcttttctgattttcaccaccATCAGTAGGGCTCAGCCCACTGATGCCCAGAACAGCCTCTGAAATTCTGGACTCGGACAGTGCCCCATGCCACAACCCTTCAGGCCAAAGCTTATGTGATTGCTAAGAAGGTGGCAGAATTGTCAGTTGCAAGCAGGGTAGTGGGAGGAGTAGGAACACAGTCTCTGTCCCTGACCCCGAGTGCCCTGCCCCTCCTAGAGCACTCCTAGAGCACTTtgaggctctcaaagtgcttcCCATGCCTGAGAGAATGCTGGGCCAGCAGGAGCAAAGGAAGATAAGATTCATTACAGTCAGTTCTTGCTGCCATgattccctcctgctccccactctgtTCCTGCCCTCCCCACCAGCCACGCTTGCAACCTTCATGTTAACTTTTACTCCCCCACATACAGACTGCCACTGAATCCTTTCTGATCTCCATccttgcctcttccccacctccagaACTAAACCTTGCTCCCTGCCTTGGTCATCTCTCTCCTTGGCtcctgcagcctcctcctctcTGATGttgctgcctctccccttgtTCCCTCTCAGCCCAGACAAAGTGCAACTGCTAAAATCACATCCCTCCCCTGCCGCTCTGCTCATGTCACTCACTTCAAATCCCTGCACcaccctccctgtgcctcctgcaTCAAGGACAGACTTCTCTTCACTTGCAAGTCCTACCCAGCTTCACTCTTGCCTTCTTCTCCTTTTGCTCCCCCATGCTCAGCCCCTGGTGTACTCTGGACCTGAACTGTTCCAACAGAGTCTGGACTGGATTGTGAGCTCCTTGGGACAAGGGACTGTTTTCTTTTATGTCATCTATAGCTTCCCTGGTGCAGTTCTGCACTGTTGGTACAAACATCTCTGGCACTTTGAAACTGAAAAAACACTTTATTGCTTATGCAGGTCAACGTGTACAGACAATGAGAGACAGCAGTGTATTTAGAAGCTGCCTGTGATATGTGTAGGCAGGAGAGGGCGCCAGAGAGATTCCTCAGCCTACAGCCCCAAATAGGCTCTGTGGACCTTAGTAGTGGAAATCAAATCAAGGTTTTCCAGTTTTCAACAAAACCAACAGGATTCTGCCCATTGaggcctagaacattccctgaaattttggaattgggCAGAAGCAGCATTCAGAAGTTATCGCATTATAGACAGACacagaaatgccatcaagttgaaCATAGAGCCTTGCTTTTCTGGTCCAGTTAATCACTTGAGACCTATAAACACTTACTACTGGTTGTGGGGTTTgctcagtgggactactcccaGGGGTAAGTGTTTGTATGGGTCAAGACCATAAAGAGCTCTCTAAATTTACACGGTGCTCTACAACATAGACATGGCACTTAATCTTTATGCTTATCTATAAAAGGCAAGAAAAGACAAAGGACTAAGAGTGTAAGTAAGAGATTATGTGGGGATAACAAACCTGCTAACCTGTGCAACCCAAAATGCAACAGATTTTAAATGAGCATTAATTTGCACAAATGTGCATACATTTGCATACTGTTGTGTTTCTTGCATTTGCTACCAGAAAATAAATCAGTGAAAAATTCTTTAGCTGCTCGTTTGTATTGAATTCTGAATGCGACCATTTCACTCATTCACATTCACTCTGCTCTCACTCATATTCAAATTCACTTAGTCTGCACAGTTCATACAATGTCACCTGCACTCCACCAGTGCTCATCCACACATTCAATCACATGCTTCTACCCTGACCTCATCCACATGCATCCATACTCTGTACCCACACCATCCCCTACCACAAGCATACTTTACACATACAATTTATTCACTCTGCATTCATTCATTTCCTCCCCCTGGCACAACAACAGTGAAAGCAGGTGCAGAACAGGAATTCCTCCACCCACCTAGGTAAAGGTAGCTCAAACCTAGAACCTGCCTTATACAGTTTTTTCCTGGGTGAGTCTCTGACCATATTTGAGGCTTCTTCACTACAACAAAACTCTCTCCATTTGGCGTGGGGTAATTGTCCTTGGCCCTGTGTGATGGCCCTGCAATAGCTGAGATAAGCCAAGTAGGCCCAAGCAGTCAAATTAAGGTGCAAACAGGGGAGATTTAGCTGTGTGATGTGAGTTAATTAGGaggaagctcacctgtgagggaaaaggcagggcttctataaagccaggaggCTGGCAATAGTGCAGGGAGAAAGCCTGCAGTCCCTCTCTCTGAGGGACGGGAGAAGAAACATGGTAGGACGGAGTCCAGGAGTGAGAACATTAAGGTTGGTGTAAATGCAGACCTTGACTGTTCActtcagggccctggactggaacccagagtagagggtcggcctgggttcccctaccaaccacGGCAGATATTTAAAATTCTTTCCATTTAAACAATCTGGCACACTGTTGGTAAAACAAACAAGGGATTTTTTTGAAGCAGATGACTTGCCTCATAaacagtcaagtatcagaggggtagccgtgttagtctgaatctgtaaaaagcaacagagggtcctgtggcacctttgagactaacagaagtactgggagcataagctttcgtgggtaagaacctcacttcttcagatgcaagtaatggaaatctccagaggcaggtatatatcagtgtggagataacgaggttagttcaatcagggagggtgaggtgctctgctagcagttgaggtgtgaacaccaagggaggagaaactgtttctgtagttggatagccattcacagtctttgtttagtcctgatctgatggtgtcaaatttgcaaatgaactggagctcagcagtttctctttggagtctggtcctgaagtttttttgctgtaagatggcaacctttacatctgctattgtgtggccagggaggttgaagtgttctcctacaggtttttgtatattgccattcctgatatctgaatggcaatatacaaaaacctgtaggagaacacttcaacctccctggccacacaatagcagatgtaaaggttgccatcttacagcaaaaaaacttcaggaccagactccaaagagaaactgctgagctccagttcatttgcaaatttgacaccatcagatcaggactaaacaaagactgtgaatggctatccaactacagaaacagtttctcctcccttggtgttcacacctcaactgctagcagagcacctcaccctccctgattgaactaacctcgttatctccacactgatatatacctgcctctggagatttccattacttgcatctgaagaagtgaggttcttacccacgaaagcttatgctcccagtacttctgttaggcctggtctacactacgactttaattcggatttatcagctttaattcgaattaaccctgtaaccgtccacacaacgacgctagttaattcgatgtaaagggccctttaaatcgatttctgtactccaccccaacgagcggagtagtgccaaaatcgattttaacaattcgaattagggttagtgtggccgcaattcgatggtattggcctccgggagctatcccacagtgcatcattgtgaccgctctggacagcaatctaaactcggatgcactggccaggtagacaggaaaagccccgcgaacatttgaattccatttcctgtttgcacagcgtggagagcacaggtgaccacagatacctcatcagcacaggtaaccatgcaggctgataatcgaaaaagagcaccagcatggaccgtgagggaggtactggatctgatcgctgtatggggagaggattcagtgcttgcagaacttcgttctaaaagacgaaatgcaaaaatttttgaaaaaatctccaagggcatgatggagagaggccacaatagggactcagatcagtgccgcgtgaaagtcaaggaactcagacaagcctatcagaaaacaaaggaggcaaacggtcgctccgggtcagagccgcggacatgccgctactacgccgagctgcatgcaattctagggggggctgccaccactaacccacctgtgttcgtggattctgggtcggggatagtctcgacgcctgaggattctgccgatggggtagaggaggaggaggaggaggaggatgagcttgcagagagcacacagcactccattctccccaacagccaggatctttttatcaccctgactgaagtaccctcccaagcctcccaagcctcccaagccagtacccaagactctgaccccatggaaggcacctcaggtgagtttaccttttaaaatataaaacttgttttaaaagcaaacggtttttaatgattactttgcctgactttgcattcgcggtcagttcagctactggaaaagtctgtagctattggaaaagtctgttaacgtgtctggggatggagcggaaatcctccagggacatctcaatgaagctctcctggaggtactccgaaagccttgccagaaggtttctgggcagtgcatctttattccctcctccatggtaggacacttgaccacgccatgcttgcagcaagtaatctggtatcattgcctgacaaagcctggcagcgtatggtcccggtgtttgctggcattcaagcaacatccgttctttatcttcttgtgtaatcctcaggagagtgatatcactcctggtaacctggttgaaatacgggaacttaattaaggggacagaggtggccgttcctactgggctgtttgcctgtggcggaaaataaatccttccctgcagttagccaagcgcagatgggaaattggccctgagtttttcgcgtttggctagcagggatcttccctgttaccagccacgcggtggggggaggggtactgtgatcatcccagagaattcatggcgagggggggggggcggcggtgggggggggattagtttggtgcctgtagggatcttccctgataccagccacgcggtgggggggaggggtaccgtggttagtttgttttctggtgctgctgaatgttaacagaaaaaccgcagcactctacttgcccagacaagccccaccacactcccccccccccccccaactggctgagattggccaggcttctgcagcactctacaagctatgcttggtatgtgggaaagtagggcgcagaagctgtaagagaatggcttaccatggccgcatgcaagcagaattctgttgcccagacctgtgatctctagcagcaaagccacaggcactcagcattaagaggcaaaatgcgaccttgcacagaaatcacatgtgctatgtaatgtgaacagtgttggtcaccgtgaaagagtataagcattgttctgcaaaatgtagcttttaaaacaattctctcttttttcccctccctacagcagctgcaaattcctcaagcctccc
This genomic window contains:
- the LOC135973821 gene encoding myb/SANT-like DNA-binding domain-containing protein 2, whose protein sequence is MQADNRKRAPAWTVREVLDLIAVWGEDSVLAELRSKRRNAKIFEKISKGMMERGHNRDSDQCRVKVKELRQAYQKTKEANGRSGSEPRTCRYYAELHAILGGAATTNPPVFVDSGSGIVSTPEDSADGVEEEEEEEDELAESTQHSILPNSQDLFITLTEVPSQASQASQASTQDSDPMEGTSAAANSSSLPPPSRRLSQIRRRKKKTREEMFSEIMQSSRSDRAHLNEWKETVSKYRKEVSEREERRDQREDMRDQREERRDQREERRDARDERWRQEDQRMKEATLGLLQRLVEVQERLLENRLPLQPLFHPPPSPCSVSSSPRRVRTRGGRLRTPSHSTPVDSPSKRLSFF